TCTTGACATCGCTAAGTCTGTGTAAAACTTAGATTTTTGCCTGATCAATTTTACACATTAAATATGCTAAAATAGACATTATTCAAAACTATGAAAAAACCGACCGCACTTTATGTCTGAAAAAATCAACACAAAACAGTTCATTCTGCATTCCGACTTTCGTCCCTCTGGCGATCAGCCGCAAGCTATCGAAAAATTAGCTGAAAATTTAACAGATGGTTTAGCGCATCAAACTTTGCTCGGGGTAACTGGCTCGGGAAAAACCTTTACTATTGCCAATGTAATTGCCCAATTAAATCGCCCCGCCATGTTACTTGCGCCAAATAAAACCCTTGCAGCCCAGCTTTATGCAGAAATGAAAGCCTTTTTTCCAGAAAATGCGGTGGAGTATTTTGTGTCTTACTATGATTATTATCAGCCAGAAGCCTATGTGCCGAGCAGCGATACTTTCATTGAAAAAGATGCGTCTATTAATGATCAAATCGAACAAATGCGTCTTTCTGCGACGAAATCTTTTCTAGAACGTCGAGATACCATCGTGGTGGCTTCTGTTTCAGCTATTTATGGTTTGGGTGATCCTGATAGCTACTTACAAATGATGTTGCATTTACAACAAGGTGCTATTATCGATCAGCGCCAAATTTTAGCGAAGTTAGCGGAATTGCAATATACCCGCAATGATCAAGCATTTCAGCGTGGAACATTCCGTGTTCGCGGAGAAATTATTGATATTTTCCCCGCGGAATCCGATGATCGTGCAGTGCGTATTGAATTATTTGATGATGAAATCGAGCGTTTAAGTTTATTTGATCCGCTCACAGGCAGTAGTTTTGGTGCTGTCCCACGTTTTACGATCTATCCTAAAACTCACTATGTGACGCCAAGAGAACGTATTTTAGATGCGATAGAAAACATCAAAAAAGAACTCGTATCACGCCGTGAATACTTCATTAAAGAACATAAACTTTTAGAAGAACAACGTATCAGCCAGCGTACCCAATTTGATATTGAAATGATGAATGAATTGGGTTATTGCTCGGGTATTGAAAACTACTCTCGCTATTTGTCAGGCAGAAATGAAGGCGAGCCACCACCAACATTATTCGATTATATGCCCTCTGATGCCATTTTAATTATTGATGAATCTCATGTGACTGTGCCTCAAATTGGTGGGATGTATCGTGGTGACCGTTCTCGCAAAGAAACCTTAGTCGAATATGGTTTCCGATTACCGTCAGCATTAGATAATCGTCCATTACGCTTTGAGGAATTTGAACGTTTAGCCCCACAAACCATCTATGTTTCCGCAACCCCAGGGCCTTATGAATTAGAAAAATCAGGCAGCGAAATCATCGATCAAGTGGTTCGCCCGACTGGTTTACTTGATCCAGTCATTGAAATTCGCCCAGTGTCTATTCAAGTGGATGATCTACTTTCTGAAGCTCGCCAAAGAGCGGATAAAAATGAGCGAGTTTTAGTGACAACACTCACCAAGAAAATGGCGGAAGATTTAACGGATTATTTAGATGAACATGGGATCCGAGTGCGTTATCTACATTCTGATATTGATACCGTAGAACGCGTAGAAATTATCCGTGATTTGCGTTTAGGCGAATTTGATGTATTGGTGGGAATTAACTTATTGCGTGAAGGTTTAGATATTCCGGAAGTGTCTCTGGTGGCGATTTTAGATGCCGACAAGGAAGGATTTTTACGTTCTGAACGTTCTTTAATCCAAACCATCGGCCGAGCTGCACGAAACTTAAATGGTAAAGCGATTTTATATGCGGATAGCATCACAAAATCGATGGAAAAAGCCATCACCGAAACCAACCGTCGTCGTGAAAAACAAAGTAAATACAATGAAGAACATGGTATTGTGCCACAAGCATTAAATAAGAAAGTCGGTGAATTGCTAGATATTGGGCAAGGTGCAAACCAAAAAGCGAAAGCCAATAAACAACGCGGAAAAATGGCAGCAGAACCAACCGCACTTTATAATGCACCGAAAAATGCCAAAGAATATCAACAACAAATCAAAAAATTGGAACAACAAATGTATAAATTTGCGCAAGATTTGGAATTCGAAAAAGCCGCAGCAATTCGCGATCAATTACATCAATTACGTGAACAATTTGTTTTTGATAACTAAAAGAAACGCCAGCTTAAGCTGGCGTTCCGTTTATTTGTTTTCACCCGAGGAATACAAGCGATTCTTATATAAATAACTGCCTAATAAAGCGTGAGCTAATGCCTCTTTTTTCATCGCATCAGGCACGTCTTTTGGCGTTAAAGTTTCTGAAGCTTTATCATAATGATAACCTTGTGCCGTTTTATTTGGCATTTGAATCACCACATCATTATTGCCTTTCATCATTGCTTGAGTTTGATCGTATTGCATAAAGGCACGATCTGGGTTTACATCTTGCGTTAAATCAAAACCAATCATTGGATAATTGCCACTTACGCCTGCTAAAGAAAGCAATGTAGTTGGCATATCAATTTGGCTCACAAGACGGCTGTCACGACGTGGTGCAATGCCATCACCAAGAATCAA
This portion of the Haemophilus haemolyticus genome encodes:
- the uvrB gene encoding excinuclease ABC subunit UvrB, coding for MSEKINTKQFILHSDFRPSGDQPQAIEKLAENLTDGLAHQTLLGVTGSGKTFTIANVIAQLNRPAMLLAPNKTLAAQLYAEMKAFFPENAVEYFVSYYDYYQPEAYVPSSDTFIEKDASINDQIEQMRLSATKSFLERRDTIVVASVSAIYGLGDPDSYLQMMLHLQQGAIIDQRQILAKLAELQYTRNDQAFQRGTFRVRGEIIDIFPAESDDRAVRIELFDDEIERLSLFDPLTGSSFGAVPRFTIYPKTHYVTPRERILDAIENIKKELVSRREYFIKEHKLLEEQRISQRTQFDIEMMNELGYCSGIENYSRYLSGRNEGEPPPTLFDYMPSDAILIIDESHVTVPQIGGMYRGDRSRKETLVEYGFRLPSALDNRPLRFEEFERLAPQTIYVSATPGPYELEKSGSEIIDQVVRPTGLLDPVIEIRPVSIQVDDLLSEARQRADKNERVLVTTLTKKMAEDLTDYLDEHGIRVRYLHSDIDTVERVEIIRDLRLGEFDVLVGINLLREGLDIPEVSLVAILDADKEGFLRSERSLIQTIGRAARNLNGKAILYADSITKSMEKAITETNRRREKQSKYNEEHGIVPQALNKKVGELLDIGQGANQKAKANKQRGKMAAEPTALYNAPKNAKEYQQQIKKLEQQMYKFAQDLEFEKAAAIRDQLHQLREQFVFDN